From Haloarcula hispanica ATCC 33960, the proteins below share one genomic window:
- a CDS encoding GNAT family N-acetyltransferase, with amino-acid sequence MSNAAAADHDFPRPPETFTDNDGRTVTIEAYDGAIDPLVEMYVDFGPDSRSQGVPPRTEADIRDWLPNLVEDGLNVVAWHEEQSVGHAVLVPYQDTSELAIFVHPDYQHAGIGSQLIRVLLGYGQENGLERVWLSVSNTNHVARALYESVGFETIAKERVEMEMERAL; translated from the coding sequence ATGTCCAACGCCGCCGCGGCGGATCACGACTTCCCCCGCCCGCCCGAAACGTTCACCGACAACGACGGGCGGACGGTGACAATCGAGGCCTATGACGGCGCCATCGACCCGCTGGTGGAGATGTATGTTGACTTCGGGCCCGACTCCCGGTCACAGGGCGTCCCACCCCGGACGGAAGCGGACATCCGCGACTGGCTGCCGAATCTCGTCGAAGACGGCCTGAACGTCGTCGCTTGGCACGAGGAGCAATCCGTCGGCCACGCCGTCCTCGTCCCCTATCAGGACACCTCGGAACTGGCGATTTTCGTCCATCCGGACTACCAGCACGCCGGGATCGGCTCACAACTCATCCGCGTGCTGCTTGGCTACGGCCAGGAGAACGGCCTCGAACGGGTCTGGCTCTCCGTCTCGAACACCAACCACGTCGCACGAGCGCTGTACGAGTCGGTCGGCTTCGAGACGATCGCCAAAGAGCGCGTGGAAATGGAGATGGAACGGGCGCTCTGA
- a CDS encoding DNA-binding protein — protein MSGDPSEEELEELRKQKMEQLKEQQGDEGEAQEAAKQQADAQKQAVLKQNLTDGARKRLNTVKMSKPQVGEQIEQQVVALAQSGRVQGRIDEDQMKELLSELTPDSKSFDIKRR, from the coding sequence ATGAGTGGCGACCCCAGCGAGGAGGAGCTCGAAGAACTTCGGAAACAGAAGATGGAGCAGCTCAAGGAACAGCAGGGCGACGAGGGCGAGGCGCAGGAGGCGGCCAAGCAGCAGGCCGACGCCCAGAAGCAGGCAGTCCTCAAGCAGAACCTCACCGACGGCGCACGCAAGCGGCTCAACACGGTCAAGATGTCGAAACCGCAGGTCGGGGAGCAGATCGAACAGCAGGTCGTCGCGCTGGCCCAGAGCGGCCGCGTGCAGGGCCGGATCGACGAGGACCAGATGAAGGAGCTCCTCTCGGAGCTGACGCCCGACTCCAAGAGCTTCGACATTAAGCGCCGGTAG
- the truA gene encoding tRNA pseudouridine(38-40) synthase TruA, with translation MRAYRVAYDGRPYHGFQRQPDVDTVEGRLRSALVRLGVCERGDGLPECYAAAGRTDAGVSARAQTVAFDAPAWLSPAAFNGELPDDIRVWASVDVSEGFHATHDATERTYTYYLYAPTDADRLGREPVNDERWGEAVDALAGSHDFHNLTSDDTGTERTVDIDWTRDGQFLVVRLTAGGFCRQLVRRLVSLAAAVADGSAQLSKVDRILSPESASGPDGVPPAPPEPLVLTDVRYPNVTFSRDEDAAADARAVFEHRRTEARTTARVADHITDGL, from the coding sequence ATGCGCGCCTATCGCGTGGCCTACGACGGCCGACCGTATCACGGGTTCCAGCGCCAGCCCGACGTCGACACTGTCGAGGGGCGACTGCGCTCGGCGCTCGTCCGCCTCGGCGTCTGCGAGCGCGGCGACGGCTTGCCCGAGTGCTACGCGGCCGCTGGTCGGACTGACGCCGGTGTGTCCGCGCGGGCACAGACAGTCGCCTTCGACGCGCCGGCGTGGCTCTCACCGGCGGCATTCAACGGCGAACTTCCGGACGACATCCGTGTGTGGGCCAGTGTCGATGTCTCCGAGGGCTTCCATGCGACCCACGACGCCACCGAACGCACCTACACCTACTACCTGTACGCGCCGACGGACGCAGACCGACTCGGACGCGAACCGGTCAACGACGAGCGGTGGGGCGAGGCCGTCGACGCACTCGCCGGGAGCCACGACTTCCACAATCTCACGTCCGACGACACCGGCACTGAGCGCACGGTGGACATCGACTGGACGCGAGACGGCCAGTTCCTCGTCGTTCGGCTCACGGCCGGCGGGTTCTGCCGCCAGCTGGTTCGTCGGCTCGTCTCGCTCGCGGCGGCTGTCGCGGACGGCTCCGCCCAGCTGTCGAAGGTCGACCGTATCCTCTCGCCGGAGTCCGCCAGCGGCCCCGACGGCGTCCCGCCTGCCCCGCCCGAACCACTGGTGCTGACCGACGTCCGTTACCCGAATGTGACTTTTTCTCGGGACGAGGACGCCGCTGCGGACGCACGGGCGGTCTTCGAACACCGACGCACCGAAGCCCGCACGACAGCGCGAGTCGCCGACCACATAACCGACGGGCTGTAG
- a CDS encoding alpha hydrolase: protein MRCALLYSGGKDSTLAALLLDPFYNVTLVSGSFGVRDTDPARESASAVGFDHATVDLDPDVAHDAVEQMHDDGYPRNGIQQVHEHAVETVARGDWVAEADDIDTLDAVADGTRRDDRVPTIERPLAQSVEDRFGVDYLAPLAGIGRGAIDAMAANRLVVESGPSAEIPKADYEVELRALLRERYGEGAVTDVFPEHTQSRVRGLR from the coding sequence ATGCGCTGTGCCCTGTTGTACAGCGGGGGCAAGGACTCGACGCTGGCGGCGCTCTTGCTCGACCCCTTTTACAACGTAACGCTCGTCAGCGGCTCCTTCGGCGTCCGTGACACCGACCCCGCTCGGGAGAGCGCGTCGGCTGTCGGCTTCGACCACGCGACGGTCGATCTAGACCCGGACGTGGCCCACGACGCCGTCGAGCAGATGCACGACGACGGCTACCCGCGTAACGGCATCCAGCAGGTCCACGAACACGCCGTCGAAACCGTCGCCCGGGGCGACTGGGTCGCCGAGGCTGACGACATCGACACACTCGATGCCGTCGCCGACGGCACCCGTCGCGACGACCGGGTACCGACCATCGAGCGCCCGCTCGCCCAGAGCGTCGAGGACCGCTTCGGCGTGGACTACCTCGCGCCGCTTGCGGGTATCGGCCGCGGCGCTATCGACGCGATGGCTGCAAACCGACTCGTGGTCGAGAGCGGCCCCAGCGCCGAGATTCCGAAGGCCGACTACGAGGTCGAACTCCGCGCGCTCCTGCGGGAGCGCTACGGCGAGGGTGCCGTGACCGACGTGTTCCCCGAGCACACGCAGTCACGCGTGCGGGGCCTGCGGTAG
- a CDS encoding site-2 protease family protein yields the protein MSGSADPPSPDRLAGVFSVSSMRRTDGTVQYLGDPLVPPAAAVEQLRPLFRQRGYDVRLEELGPESGDTAATTSNGGTTVVGGPAVDDSMTATGGALNARPNQYALIAEPADTDTGGIPWLNIGLLFATIASTLYVGASAWYYIPVAEDPLRIFEAWPFVVAMLGVLGIHELGHYAAARYHGVDVTLPYFIPFPSFLGTMGAVINIRGRIPDRTALFDIGVAGPLAGLVATTIVTVIGLSIDPITVPERVANSDTGVIITFNYPLLFQALEALVNTLGLGTEVGPGESVHPIVFAGWAGMFFTFLNLLPVGQLDGGHIVRSIVGQRQETVAAAVPGALFALAGYLYFTRDPPPVGFGVWGLWVFWGLFATGLAYAGPARPTVDTTLDRRRALLGLFTFLLGLACFTPVPFEISAI from the coding sequence ATGAGTGGCTCCGCGGACCCGCCGTCGCCTGACCGACTGGCCGGCGTGTTCTCCGTCTCGTCAATGCGGCGGACGGATGGAACTGTCCAGTATCTCGGCGACCCGCTAGTGCCACCAGCCGCCGCTGTCGAGCAACTCAGACCGCTGTTTCGACAGCGGGGCTACGACGTTCGGCTCGAAGAACTCGGCCCGGAATCCGGCGATACAGCAGCCACTACGAGCAACGGTGGCACTACTGTCGTCGGCGGTCCGGCGGTCGATGACTCGATGACCGCCACCGGTGGTGCGTTGAACGCGCGCCCGAACCAGTACGCACTGATCGCGGAGCCCGCCGACACGGACACTGGCGGTATCCCGTGGCTCAACATCGGGCTCCTGTTCGCGACTATCGCGTCGACCCTCTACGTCGGCGCGAGCGCCTGGTACTACATCCCGGTCGCGGAGGACCCGCTTCGGATTTTCGAGGCCTGGCCGTTCGTGGTCGCGATGCTCGGCGTGCTCGGTATCCACGAACTGGGCCACTACGCCGCGGCCCGATACCACGGTGTCGACGTGACGCTCCCGTATTTCATCCCGTTTCCGTCGTTTCTCGGAACGATGGGGGCGGTCATCAACATTCGCGGACGCATCCCCGACCGGACGGCGCTGTTCGATATCGGTGTCGCTGGCCCGCTCGCTGGGCTCGTCGCGACGACCATCGTCACGGTCATCGGCCTCTCGATAGACCCAATTACGGTGCCGGAACGCGTGGCAAACAGCGACACCGGCGTCATCATCACGTTCAATTATCCGCTGCTGTTCCAGGCGCTGGAGGCCCTGGTGAACACGCTGGGACTCGGGACCGAGGTCGGCCCCGGCGAATCGGTCCACCCGATCGTGTTCGCCGGCTGGGCCGGGATGTTCTTTACGTTCCTGAACCTGCTCCCGGTTGGGCAACTCGACGGCGGCCACATCGTTCGGTCAATCGTCGGGCAGCGCCAGGAGACGGTCGCCGCCGCCGTTCCCGGAGCGCTGTTCGCACTCGCCGGCTACCTGTATTTCACCCGCGACCCGCCGCCGGTCGGTTTCGGCGTCTGGGGCCTGTGGGTGTTCTGGGGCCTGTTCGCCACCGGACTCGCGTACGCCGGTCCGGCCCGCCCGACCGTGGATACGACGCTGGACCGACGGCGGGCGCTGCTCGGCCTGTTTACGTTCCTACTGGGGCTGGCCTGTTTCACGCCGGTTCCGTTCGAGATAAGTGCGATTTGA
- the hisS gene encoding histidine--tRNA ligase, translating into MYDSVKGFRDFYPEEMQARRWAMDTLEDVAQRYGFREIGTPALEPTEMYVDKSGEEIVEELYSFEDKGGREVALTPELTPTVARMFVAKQQELSKPIKWVSTRPFWRYEEPQQGRFREFYQTNVDIFGSAEPTADAEILAVAVDMLTDLGLTAEDFEIRVSHRDILAGVLESFGADVDVPEAIRAVDKRAKVDHDDYLDALVEAGLNYGQADKFDEMLQIDAEEIETLADLTGSEDVRAATDNLQAVLDAAEDFGVREHLTVSLTTARGLDYYTGVVFECFDSTGEVSRSVFGGGRYDDLIEGFGGQPTPAVGFAPGHATLQLLCQRAGVWPAEELSTDYYVLQVGDTRPTAARIARDLRERGHVVESDVADRSFGAQMGYADGINAETVVIVGEQDLENDEVTLKEMDDGEQISVPLSAFPGDHDRPTFEDFAE; encoded by the coding sequence ATGTACGACTCCGTCAAGGGCTTTCGTGATTTCTACCCCGAGGAGATGCAGGCTCGGCGGTGGGCCATGGACACGCTGGAAGACGTCGCACAGCGCTACGGCTTCCGGGAGATCGGCACGCCGGCTCTCGAGCCGACCGAGATGTACGTCGACAAGAGCGGCGAGGAGATCGTCGAGGAACTGTACAGCTTCGAGGACAAGGGCGGGCGCGAGGTCGCGCTCACGCCGGAGCTGACGCCGACCGTCGCACGGATGTTCGTCGCCAAGCAACAGGAACTCTCGAAGCCAATCAAGTGGGTGTCGACGCGGCCGTTCTGGCGCTACGAGGAGCCCCAACAGGGCCGGTTCCGGGAGTTCTACCAGACTAACGTCGACATCTTCGGGTCGGCGGAGCCGACGGCCGACGCCGAGATTCTGGCCGTCGCCGTGGACATGCTCACCGACCTCGGGCTCACCGCCGAGGATTTCGAAATCCGCGTCTCCCACCGGGACATCCTCGCGGGCGTGCTGGAGTCCTTCGGGGCCGACGTGGACGTGCCCGAAGCGATTCGCGCAGTCGACAAGCGGGCGAAAGTCGACCACGACGACTACCTTGACGCGCTCGTCGAGGCGGGGCTCAACTACGGGCAGGCCGACAAATTCGACGAGATGCTGCAGATCGATGCCGAGGAAATCGAAACGCTCGCGGACCTCACCGGCTCCGAGGACGTCCGCGCGGCGACTGACAATCTTCAGGCGGTGCTCGACGCCGCCGAGGACTTCGGCGTCCGCGAGCACCTCACCGTCTCGTTGACGACCGCGCGCGGGCTGGACTACTACACCGGCGTCGTCTTCGAGTGCTTCGATTCGACGGGCGAGGTGTCCCGCTCGGTGTTTGGCGGCGGCCGCTACGACGATCTCATCGAGGGCTTCGGCGGCCAGCCGACGCCGGCCGTCGGCTTCGCGCCCGGCCACGCCACCCTTCAGTTGCTCTGCCAGCGCGCCGGCGTCTGGCCCGCTGAGGAGCTATCGACGGATTACTACGTCCTGCAGGTCGGCGACACGCGCCCGACCGCGGCCCGCATCGCTCGCGACCTGCGCGAGCGCGGCCACGTCGTCGAGAGCGACGTCGCCGACCGCTCCTTTGGCGCGCAGATGGGCTACGCAGACGGCATCAACGCCGAGACGGTCGTCATCGTCGGCGAGCAGGACCTCGAAAACGACGAGGTGACGCTCAAGGAGATGGACGACGGCGAGCAGATCAGCGTCCCGCTCTCGGCGTTCCCGGGCGACCACGACCGGCCGACGTTCGAGGACTTCGCGGAGTAA
- a CDS encoding SHOCT domain-containing protein: protein MQLPSIALPRWKLVATIAILSTGLAMLAGAAGLGGSIAPVSIILGWFILAPLVALLGSKLPMIESPEDETAQDETDAPNATEPTVDPVDHLRERYARGELTDSEFERRLDRLLETESLSATSEAENTTGEADREVSLETE from the coding sequence ATGCAGCTCCCCTCCATCGCCCTCCCGAGGTGGAAGCTCGTCGCGACCATCGCGATACTGTCGACGGGCCTTGCTATGCTCGCAGGTGCGGCCGGCCTTGGCGGGTCGATTGCACCGGTGTCGATCATCCTCGGCTGGTTCATTCTGGCCCCGCTCGTCGCCCTTCTGGGTTCGAAACTACCGATGATCGAGTCCCCGGAAGACGAGACAGCCCAGGATGAAACCGATGCACCCAACGCAACGGAACCGACGGTGGACCCGGTCGATCACCTCCGAGAGCGCTACGCCCGCGGTGAACTGACAGACAGCGAGTTCGAGCGGCGGCTGGACCGCCTGCTGGAGACCGAATCGCTCTCAGCGACCAGCGAGGCAGAGAACACGACCGGTGAGGCCGACAGGGAAGTCAGCCTCGAAACCGAGTGA
- the thiL gene encoding thiamine-phosphate kinase yields MDERAALADLADRLPDAGDDCAVVDGQVITTDMLHERTDFPTGTTRYTAGWRAVAASLSDVAAMGADATAAVAAYGAPSFEADELAAFVDGAQDVCHAVGAEYVGGDLDSHDEFTVATTAIGAAADPIRRSGASPGDAVCVTGTLGRSAAALELFDRGDTDRANELFQFEPRVRAGVALRPHATAMMDSSDGLARSLHQLAEANGCGFAVEEPLPIDAQVDALAETPQERRELGVFFGEDFELVCTLPESDVSEARQAVSCPLHRIGSVTERGVTLNGETLPDRGYSH; encoded by the coding sequence ATGGACGAGCGGGCTGCACTCGCCGACCTCGCCGACCGACTTCCCGACGCGGGCGACGACTGCGCCGTCGTGGACGGCCAGGTCATCACGACGGATATGCTCCACGAGCGGACGGACTTCCCGACGGGGACGACCCGCTACACGGCGGGCTGGCGGGCCGTCGCCGCCTCGCTGTCGGATGTGGCCGCGATGGGGGCCGACGCGACAGCCGCGGTGGCCGCGTACGGCGCGCCGTCGTTCGAAGCGGACGAACTCGCGGCGTTCGTCGACGGCGCACAGGACGTGTGTCACGCGGTCGGCGCGGAGTACGTCGGCGGTGACCTGGACAGCCACGACGAGTTCACCGTCGCGACGACGGCCATCGGGGCGGCCGCGGACCCGATCCGGCGCTCGGGCGCGTCGCCCGGCGACGCGGTCTGTGTCACCGGCACGCTGGGCCGGTCAGCCGCCGCCCTCGAACTGTTCGACCGGGGCGACACCGACCGGGCGAACGAGCTGTTTCAGTTCGAACCCCGCGTACGTGCGGGTGTCGCGCTCCGACCGCACGCGACGGCGATGATGGATTCGAGCGACGGGCTGGCCCGCTCGCTGCACCAGTTAGCCGAGGCCAACGGCTGTGGCTTTGCTGTCGAAGAGCCGCTCCCGATAGACGCGCAAGTCGACGCGCTCGCGGAGACGCCACAGGAACGACGGGAGCTGGGCGTGTTCTTCGGCGAGGACTTCGAGCTGGTCTGTACGCTGCCCGAGTCCGACGTGTCCGAGGCCAGACAGGCCGTGTCGTGCCCGCTCCATCGGATAGGGTCAGTCACCGAGCGCGGCGTCACGCTCAACGGGGAGACGCTTCCGGACCGCGGGTACTCACACTGA
- a CDS encoding 30S ribosomal protein S19e, whose translation MATLYDVPPEELIEALTETLADEDDIEAPDWAEYTKTGVDRELPPEQEDFWARRAASLLRKVAVDGPVGVNALRSEYGTSKQGTTRYRVRPHHKTKGSGNIIRTALQQLEDAGYVETSENDGRRVTGDGRSLLDDTAGDLLTELDRPELERYA comes from the coding sequence ATGGCTACACTCTACGACGTTCCCCCCGAGGAACTCATCGAGGCACTTACGGAGACGCTCGCAGACGAAGACGACATCGAAGCGCCGGACTGGGCCGAGTACACCAAGACCGGCGTCGACCGCGAACTCCCACCCGAGCAGGAAGACTTCTGGGCGCGACGCGCGGCCAGCCTGCTCCGAAAGGTCGCCGTCGACGGCCCCGTCGGCGTCAACGCCCTCCGCTCCGAGTACGGCACCTCGAAGCAGGGAACGACCCGCTACCGCGTCCGCCCCCACCACAAGACCAAGGGCTCGGGCAACATCATCCGGACGGCGCTCCAGCAGCTCGAAGACGCCGGCTACGTCGAGACCAGCGAGAACGACGGCCGCCGTGTCACCGGTGACGGCCGCAGCCTCCTCGACGACACCGCAGGCGACCTCCTGACGGAACTCGACCGTCCGGAGCTCGAACGCTACGCGTAA
- a CDS encoding lysylphosphatidylglycerol synthase transmembrane domain-containing protein codes for MDGNRMATVVGFAAALAVLGGLVWFVGIDETLDALTTADPWALLAVAGIAMLWLVSWGLALWTVLRALDAPVAPHTAVLVFVAAVFSNNVTPFGQAGGEPVSALLISTAADTEYETGLAAIATVDTVHFLPSVGYAIVGFTFVAAGAVQLTRNLAFAAGAVAVLAVGIPIAAVLGWRHRDRIQAAVVRGVAPALAAVSKVVPRWSPPSAENIETRIEGFFSAIERIATDRRTVLQTFGLSAFGWLCLSASLWTSLYAVGAPVPVEVVLLVVPVGSIASVVPLPGGSGAIETVLVTLLVSTAPISAALATSAVLIHRVGSYLLPTVIGGGVAAALSVDRAASEE; via the coding sequence ATGGATGGGAACCGGATGGCGACGGTCGTCGGGTTCGCGGCAGCACTGGCCGTCCTTGGGGGGCTGGTGTGGTTTGTCGGCATCGACGAGACGCTGGATGCGCTCACCACGGCGGACCCGTGGGCGCTTCTCGCTGTCGCGGGCATCGCCATGCTCTGGCTCGTCTCGTGGGGGCTGGCGCTGTGGACGGTCCTCCGAGCGCTTGACGCACCGGTTGCGCCACACACAGCCGTTCTCGTGTTCGTCGCCGCCGTGTTCTCGAACAACGTCACGCCCTTCGGCCAGGCCGGCGGCGAGCCCGTGAGCGCGCTGTTGATATCGACAGCCGCCGACACCGAGTACGAGACCGGGCTGGCGGCTATTGCTACCGTCGACACGGTCCACTTCCTGCCGTCGGTCGGGTATGCCATCGTCGGCTTCACGTTCGTCGCCGCCGGAGCGGTCCAGTTGACCCGAAACCTGGCGTTTGCCGCCGGTGCTGTCGCGGTGCTCGCGGTCGGCATCCCCATCGCCGCCGTCCTGGGCTGGCGACACCGGGACCGCATTCAGGCGGCGGTCGTTCGCGGTGTCGCACCCGCCCTCGCCGCGGTGTCGAAGGTCGTTCCCCGGTGGTCCCCGCCGTCCGCCGAAAACATCGAGACACGAATCGAGGGGTTCTTTTCGGCCATCGAACGCATCGCGACGGACCGGCGGACAGTCCTCCAGACCTTCGGGCTCTCGGCCTTTGGCTGGCTCTGCCTGTCGGCGTCGCTGTGGACGTCGCTGTACGCCGTTGGGGCACCAGTCCCGGTCGAAGTCGTCCTGCTTGTCGTTCCCGTCGGGAGCATCGCCAGCGTCGTCCCGCTTCCCGGTGGGTCGGGCGCTATCGAGACGGTACTCGTGACGCTGCTGGTCTCGACGGCCCCGATTTCGGCCGCCCTCGCCACCTCTGCGGTGCTGATCCACCGCGTCGGGAGCTACCTGCTGCCGACGGTTATCGGCGGCGGCGTCGCTGCCGCCCTCAGTGTCGACCGGGCCGCGTCCGAGGAGTGA
- a CDS encoding DUF7123 family protein codes for MSATATPSGEEEPSKEERLKSFLAEKASDGEMYFKSKFIADEVGLSPKEIGALMVKLKDSASEINVEKWSYTSATTWRIEPA; via the coding sequence ATGAGCGCTACCGCAACGCCCTCCGGCGAGGAAGAGCCCTCCAAAGAAGAGCGACTGAAGTCGTTCCTCGCAGAGAAGGCAAGTGACGGCGAGATGTATTTCAAGAGCAAGTTCATCGCTGATGAAGTCGGTCTCTCCCCGAAAGAGATCGGTGCCCTGATGGTCAAGCTCAAGGACAGCGCGTCCGAGATCAACGTCGAGAAGTGGTCGTACACGAGCGCGACCACCTGGCGTATCGAGCCAGCGTAG
- a CDS encoding RAD55 family ATPase, with translation MGKASVDAARGETVTQRFETGVRALDRKLDGGIPTGSLVTLLAEPASQAELFLSEFVAQQETVYLSGEQAPTTVTSALRSQRGTYDDLAVSQLDRKAPISDALAHVEGVTEESLLVVDPVEPLERADMGEFRAFLETLQSRLTQTDSVAVLYALKHGSTPSQRHRTEYTSDIVFDLETKRNDDAIENRLFVPKFRGGRALTEPIFLDLTDRINVDTSRDIA, from the coding sequence ATGGGCAAGGCATCGGTGGACGCCGCGCGGGGTGAGACAGTGACACAGCGATTCGAGACGGGGGTTCGAGCACTCGACCGGAAGCTCGACGGCGGCATTCCGACAGGGAGCCTCGTCACGCTGCTCGCCGAACCGGCGAGCCAGGCGGAGCTGTTTCTCTCCGAGTTCGTCGCCCAGCAGGAGACGGTGTATCTCTCCGGCGAACAGGCACCGACAACAGTCACGTCGGCGCTGCGGTCCCAGCGGGGGACGTACGACGATCTCGCAGTCAGTCAACTGGACCGCAAAGCCCCGATCAGCGACGCGCTCGCCCACGTCGAGGGAGTCACGGAGGAGTCGCTCCTCGTCGTCGATCCGGTCGAACCACTTGAGCGCGCCGACATGGGGGAGTTTCGGGCCTTCCTCGAAACGCTGCAATCCAGACTCACACAGACCGACAGCGTTGCGGTTCTGTACGCGCTCAAACACGGCTCCACGCCGTCACAGCGCCACCGGACAGAGTACACGAGCGACATCGTGTTCGATCTCGAAACGAAGCGAAACGACGACGCCATCGAAAACAGGCTCTTCGTCCCGAAGTTCCGCGGGGGCCGAGCGCTCACCGAACCGATATTCCTCGACCTCACCGACCGGATCAACGTGGACACCAGCCGGGACATCGCCTGA
- the pepF gene encoding oligoendopeptidase F yields the protein MSSVPARSDIDEAYKWDLDSLYASDEDWEAAYEEAEELIEDLSAYEGRATEDAATLLETLETYEELMRTVSNVAAYARMRRDEDTTDDTYQALTARSQSLSSEASSAASFLDPELQDLDYDDIEAMLDAEPGLEPYEHYFDDVLRMKDHTRSAEVENLLAELGEVTGAPGEVYNMLANADMEFPTVEDPDGDQQPITLNNFTTLQKHPDREFRQRVYRAFYDEWETVRNAVGTAYKNAVKTDVKMANARDYDTAREAALDGPNVPVEVYDTLVDTVHDNLDTLHRHADLKRQSIGADELRMWDLYVPLVQEESPEIEYEQACEYVTEAVAPLGDDYQSRLADGLDSRWVDVYETEHKQSGAYSGGTYDSQPFILMNYQDDVESMYTLAHELGHSMHSEYTSEEQPYVYSGYEIFVAEVASTVNETLLTHHLLDTVEDERLRRHILNEYLERFRSTLYRQTMFAEFEHRTHEMSEAGEPLTPDRLDDLYRDLKGDYYEPAVLDDRIAREWMRIPHFYRAFYVYQYATGISAAVALVDGILDEGEPAAQRYVDFLRSGSRQYPLELLRDAGVDMASPDPVESALSTYSEYLDEFAELL from the coding sequence ATGAGTTCGGTACCCGCACGGAGCGACATCGACGAGGCGTACAAGTGGGACCTCGACTCCCTCTACGCCAGCGACGAGGATTGGGAAGCCGCCTACGAGGAGGCGGAGGAACTGATCGAGGACCTGTCCGCCTACGAAGGACGGGCCACCGAGGACGCTGCGACGCTGTTAGAAACCCTTGAGACCTACGAGGAACTGATGCGGACGGTGTCGAACGTCGCCGCCTACGCCCGGATGCGCCGGGACGAGGACACGACAGACGACACGTACCAGGCGCTGACTGCCCGCTCGCAGTCCCTCTCATCCGAGGCCAGTTCGGCTGCCTCGTTCCTCGACCCGGAACTGCAGGATTTGGACTACGACGATATCGAGGCGATGCTCGACGCGGAACCGGGGCTGGAGCCCTACGAGCATTACTTCGACGACGTGCTCCGGATGAAAGACCACACTCGCTCGGCCGAGGTCGAGAATCTCCTTGCGGAACTCGGTGAGGTCACCGGCGCGCCCGGCGAGGTGTACAACATGCTGGCCAACGCCGACATGGAGTTCCCGACCGTCGAGGACCCCGACGGCGACCAGCAGCCGATCACGCTCAACAACTTCACGACGCTGCAGAAACACCCCGACCGGGAGTTCCGCCAGCGCGTCTACAGGGCGTTCTACGACGAGTGGGAGACGGTCCGAAACGCGGTCGGCACGGCCTACAAGAACGCCGTCAAAACGGACGTGAAGATGGCCAACGCCCGGGACTACGACACCGCTCGCGAGGCAGCACTGGACGGCCCGAACGTCCCCGTCGAGGTGTACGATACGCTCGTCGACACCGTCCACGATAACCTCGACACGCTCCATCGCCATGCCGACCTCAAGCGCCAGTCAATCGGGGCCGACGAACTCCGGATGTGGGACCTCTACGTCCCGCTCGTCCAGGAGGAATCCCCCGAAATCGAGTACGAACAGGCCTGCGAGTACGTCACCGAGGCCGTCGCGCCGCTGGGCGATGACTACCAGTCCCGGCTCGCCGACGGGCTGGACTCGCGGTGGGTCGACGTCTACGAGACCGAGCACAAGCAGTCCGGCGCGTACTCCGGCGGGACCTACGACTCCCAGCCGTTCATCCTGATGAACTACCAGGACGACGTGGAGTCGATGTACACGCTGGCCCACGAACTCGGCCACTCGATGCACTCGGAGTACACCAGCGAGGAACAGCCCTACGTCTACTCCGGCTACGAGATATTCGTCGCCGAGGTCGCGAGCACCGTCAACGAGACGTTGCTGACCCACCACCTGCTGGATACCGTCGAGGACGAACGCCTGCGCCGACATATCCTCAACGAGTACCTCGAGCGGTTCCGGTCGACGCTGTACCGCCAGACGATGTTCGCCGAGTTCGAGCACCGCACCCACGAGATGTCCGAGGCCGGCGAGCCGCTGACCCCCGACCGCCTGGACGACCTCTATCGGGACCTCAAGGGCGACTACTACGAGCCGGCGGTACTCGACGACCGCATCGCCCGCGAGTGGATGCGCATCCCGCACTTCTACCGGGCGTTCTACGTCTACCAGTACGCGACCGGGATTTCGGCGGCCGTCGCACTCGTCGACGGCATCCTCGATGAGGGCGAACCCGCCGCCCAGCGGTACGTCGAC